From the Mycobacterium sp. DL592 genome, the window GGCGGCGGACACGATTCCCGAGAACCGGGTCAGCGCACCGGCCTGGTAGTTGATCGCCGATCGGGACAGCGAGCCGGAACCGGGCACGCTCTGGAAGAAGCCGCCGACCAGGTTGGCCAGGCCCTCGGCGAGGATCTGGCGGTTGTAGTCGATCTTCTGGTGTGACTGGTGCGCAATGGCCTTCGCGATCGACAGCGCCTCAATGAGACCGATGAAGGCGATCGCCAGCGCACCCTGGGACAGCTGTGCGAGCGATCCGAGATCCACAGAGGGAATGTGGGGCGACGGCAGGCTCTGTGGAACCTTTGCGGCGAGGGCGACGGCCGTCTTACCACCTTTACCCGCGGTGGACCATCCCGCCAGATACGCGATCACCGCCGCGACGATCAGCACTGTCAGCAGGTCGATCTGCGGCAACCCAAAGCGCTGCACCAGTTTTCGCAGTCCGACGGCCAGGACGACGGCGGTGATGCTGAGGAACACTGCGCGCAGGTTGATCGGGTCACCGTGAAACACGGTGAGGTACAGCCGTTCCAGCACCTGCATGTGGGCGTTGCCCTTGTTCTTGACACCGAGCGCGTTGGCGATCTGACCTATCGCCAGCAGCAACGCCGCAGCGGCCATGAACCCGATGATGACCGATTCGGAGATATAACGCGTCAGGTCACCCAGTTTGAACACGGCAATGAGGATCTGGAACGTACCGGCCAGGATCCCGAGCGCGAACAGCGCTTCGAACAGGACGGTCCGATTTTCCGGATCGATGAACGCCAGCGAGCTGAACACCAGCAACGAGATCGCGCTCGTCGGCCCGTTGATCAGATGCGAGGACGAACCGAAGATCGAGGCGATGGTCGTGACGACAATCGCCGAGTAGACCCCGTATTTGGGGTCCACGCCCGCGATGAGGGCGTACGCGATGCCCTGCGGCAGCGCCACGGCCGCGACGGTCAGACCGGCGACCAGATCACGGCGGCCGGTGGCCCAGCTGTAGTTAAGCGAAAGACTCATGCTCCGCCCCTTCCCAGGCCGCTGGAGATCGAGTGACCGGACACCGCAGCCGGCACCGATGCCGAGACGATGTCGTAGATGCCGTTCGTGCCGAAGAAGCGTTGCCGCGCATCGTCCCAGTCGTTGGCGATAGCGGTAACAGGGAACAGCTTGATGTTCGGCAGCCGGTCGGAGTGCTTGGCCAAGATCGCTGCGTTGGACGGCCGATATCCGTACTGCGCGAACAGCTCCTGCGCGGGATCGGTGTACAGATACTCCAGATACGCCTTGGCGAACGCGGCCGTCTTGCTGTTGGTGTCGTTGGCGTCGACCCACGCGACGGCCGGCTCGGCGAGAAGACTTACCGGCGGATAGACGACCTCCAGTGCGCCCTTGCTGTCCGCCGCCTCACGCAGCGCTTCGTTCTCCCAGGCCAGCTGCACGTCGCCGATCTGGCGGTCGGAGAAGCTCTGCGCCGAACTCCTGGCGCCCTCGTCCTGCACGACCACGTTCCGGTACAGCGCCTTCAGATAGTCAAGCGCCTGCGACTCCGTCCCGCCGCGGGTGATGACCGCACCCCACCCCGCCAGCACGGTCAGCTGGCCGTTGCCTGAAGTACGCGGGTCGGGAGTCACCACCGCGACGCCGTCGTTGGCGAGGTCCGGCCAGTCGTGGATGCCTTTGGGGTTTCCCTTATGGACCACGAACACGATCGTCGAGGTGTACGGCACCGAGTTGTGCGGCAGCCGCTTCTGCCAGTCCGGCTGGATCAGGCCCCGTTTGCGCAACGCGTCGACATCGCTGATCAGCGCCAGCGAGACGACATTGGCCTTCTGCGCGCCGTCGATAACGCTTCGCGCCTGCCGGCCGGAACCGCCGTGGGATTGCTTGATATCGAGGGTTATGCCGGATTGCTTGCGATAGTTGTCGACGAAGTCCTTGTCCAGCGCGGCGTACACCTCACGAGTGGGGTCGTAGGACACGTTGAGGATCTGATTCGGAGTGTCGTCAGGCAGGTTCTTCGCCACGAGCAGCACCGATGCCACCACGACGGCGACAACACCCACAATGTTCAGCCAAGGCATGCCCAGCAACCGACCCGGCCCGCCCTCCAAAGTCTCTGTCATCGGCCGCTCCTTGCCTCACGCGTACTGAGTGAGAGAAACTTAGCCTCGATCTCGCCCTCAAACAGCTGCGAGAACGCTGACAACGCGCTTAAAAGGGGCGTTGAGCTGGTGTTTTGCAACCGCCACTCAAACAATCAGCGCATTCAGAAACCCTTTGCGGACCCCGGCCCGCCCGACTGCAACCTGGAATGCGGAAGTGACAACTTCACTGAACCCGCATAGGCCGCAGCGGTCTGACCGGAGGTGGCCTTCTCCCAGTTTCCACTGACAACCAACTGAGATCGCCCCCTGAGAAACGAAAACGGCGCGCTTATCACCGCTGGTGGGCGGTGACAAGCGCGCCGATTCGCGGCGGGTGCCGTCAGGCGGTTTCGGTGATCGGCCGGTCGACCCAGCTCATCAGGTCGCGCAGCTTCTTGCCGGTGACCTCGATCGGGTGCTCGGCGTTCTCCTTGCGCAGCTTCTCGAGGCGCTTGTTGCCGCCCTCGACGTTGGCGACGAGTTCCTTGACGAAGCTGCCGTCCTGAATGTCCTTGAGGATGGCGCGCATCCGCTCCTTGGTGTCGGCGTCGATCACGCGCGGGCCCGACAGGTAGCCGCCGAACTCCGCGGTGTCGGACACCGAGTAGTTCATCCGGGCGATGCCGCCCTCGTACATCAGGTCGACGATCAGCTTGAGCTCGTGCAGCACCTCGAAGTAGGCCAGCTCGGGGGCGTAGCCCGCCTCGACCATGACCTCGAAGCCGGTCTTCACCAGTTCCTCGGTGCCACCGCACAGCACGGCCTGCTCACCGAACAGGTCGGTTTCGGTCTCATCCTTGAAGGTGGTCTTGATGACGCCGGCGCGGGTGCCGCCGATGCCCTTGGCGTAGGACAGCGCCAGCGCCAGGCCGTCACCGGTCGGGTCCTGCTCGACGGCGACCAGGCAGGGCACGCCCTTGCCGTCGACGAACTGGCGGCGCACCAGGTGGCCGGGGCCCTTGGGGGCGACCATGCCGATGGTGACGTCGGCCGGGGGCTTGATCAGACCGAAGTGGATGTTCAGGCCGTGCCCGAAGAACAGCGCGTCGCCGGGCTTGAGGTTGGGCTCGATGTCGTTGGTGAAGATCTCGGCCTGCGCGGTGTCGGGCGCGAGCAGCATGATCACGTCGGCCCACTTGGCGACCTCGGCGGGAGTGTCGACCTCGAGGCCCTGCTCCTCCACCTTGGCCCGCGACTTCGAGCCTTCCTTGAGGCCCACCTTCACCTGCACGCCGGAGTCCCGCAGGCTCAGCGAATGGGCATGCCCCTGGCTGCCGTATCCGATCACTCCGACCTTGCGGCCCTGGATGATCGAGAGGTCGGCATCGTCGTCGTAGAACATCTCGATGGTATTTGCAGCCACGGTGGCCTTTGCCTTTCTGTTTGTTTCTTCGGTGGGGTCTGTTACTTGGCGTTGGTCATTCCGCGCGGGCCGCGGGACAGCGACACCACTCCGGACTGCACGATCTCACGGATACCGTAGGGCTCGAGCACCCGCAGCAGCGCTTCGAGTTTCTCCGGGGTTCCGGTGGCCTCAACGGTCAGCGACTCGGTGGAGACGTCGATGACCTTCGCGCGGAACAGGTTGACCGCCTCGATCACCTGGCTGCGCGTACCGGCGTCGGCGCGGACCTTGATCAACGCCAGTTCGCGGGCAACCGAGTTCTCCTCGTCCTGCTCGACGATCTTGATCACGTTGATCAGCTTGTTGAGCTGCTTGGTGATCTGTTCGAGCGGGGTCTCCTCCGCGGTGACCACGATCGTCATCCGCGACATGTTCTTCTGCTCGGTGGCACCGACCGCCAGTGACTCGATGTTGAAGCCACGCCGGGAGAACAGCGCCGCGACGCGGGCCAGCACACCGGGCTTGTCTTCGACCAGCACCGAAAGCGTATGGGTGACAGTGCTATTAGCTGAGCCGGCCATTAGGCGCGCCCTTCTTCGTTGTCGTCGAACAGCGGACGGATGTTGCGCGCGGCCATGATCTCGTCGTTGCCGGTGCCCGCGGCGACCATCGGCCACACCTGTGCGTCGGCGCCGACGATGAAGTCGATCACCACCGGGCGGTCGTTGATGGCGCGCGCCTGGTTGATCACGTCGACCACGTCTTCCTCACGCTCACAACGCAATCCGACACAGCCCATGGCCTCGGCCAGCTTGACGAAATCGGGGATGCGATGGCTGTGCGTGGACAGGCCGGTATTGCTGTAGCGCTCGCCGTAGAACAGGGTCTGCCACTGGCGCACCATGCCGAGGTTGCCGTTGTTGATCAGCGCGACCTTGATCGGCACACCCTCGAGGGCACAGGTGGCCAGCTCCTGATTGGTCATCTGGAAGCAGCCGTCGCCGTCGATGGCCCACACCTCGGCGTCGGGACGGGCCATCTTGGCTCCCATGGCCGCCGGGATGGCGTAGCCCATGGTGCCCAGCCCGCCGGAGTTCAGCCAGGTGCGCGGGTTCTCGTATTTGATGAACTGCGCGGCCCACATCTGGTGCTGGCCAACGCCTGCGACGTAGATGGCGTCCGGTCCGGCGATTTTGCCCAGCTCGGAGATGACGTACTCGGGGCTGAGGCTGCCGTCGCTCTGGGGGTCCCAGCTCAGCGGGTAGGTGGCCCGGATTCCGGACAGGTACTCCCACCAGTTGTCCAGATCCGCCTTCTCGGGCGCTTTGCCGATTCCCAGGTCGCTTCGCTCCTGCCCGCCGGTGGTTTTCCGCAGCGCCTCAATGAGTTCCGCGATCGCCAGCTTCACGTCACCCACGATCGGGACGTCGGCATTGCGGTTCTTGCCGATCTCGGCGGGGTCGATGTCGACGTGGATCACCTTGGCCTCGGGCGCGAAGGAGTCCAGCTTGCCGGTCACCCGGTCGTCGAATCGGGCGCCCAGGGCGATGAGCAGGTCGCTCTTCTGCAGCGCGGCCACTGCAGCGACCGTGCCGTGCATGCCGGGCATGCCCAGGTTCTGCGGGTGGCTGTCCGGGAATGCGCCACGCGCCATCAGGGTGGTGACCACCGGGATGCCGGTCAGCTCGGCCAGGTCCAGCAACTCGCTGGTGGCCTCGCCGCGGATCACGCCGCCGCCGACATAGAGCACCGGCTTGCGGGCAGCCGCGATGAGCTTGGCGGCCTCGCGGATCTGACGGCTGTGCGGCTTGGTGTTGGGCTTGTAGCCGGGCAGGTCGATCTGCGGCGGCCAGGCGAAGGTGCACTGGGCCTGCAGCACGTCCTTGGGGATGTCGACGAGCACCGCGCCGGGACGCCCGGTGGCGGCGATGTGGAATGCCTCGGCGATCACCTTGGGGATGTCGTCACCCTCGCGCACGAGGAAGTTGTGCTTGGTGATCGGCATCGTGATGCCGGAGATGTCGGCTTCCTGGAAGGCATCGGTGCCGATCAGCGAGCGGCCGACCTGCCCGGTGATGGCAACCACCGGGATGGAGTCCATCTGGGCGTCGGCCAGCGGCGTGACGAGGTTGGTCGCGCCCGGACCGGAGGTGGCCATCATGACGCCGACCTTGCCGGTGGCGTGCGCGTATCCGCTGGCCGCGTGGCCCGCACCCTGCTCATGGCGGACCAGGACGTGGCGCAGTTTCTTGGAGTCGAACAGCGGGTCGTAGACCGGCAGCACCGCGCCGCCGGGAATCCCGAAGATGGTGTCGACGCCGAGTTCCTCCAGCGACCGCACCACGGACTCGGCCCCGGTGAGCTGGTAGGGGGCGATGCGTTTGGGTGCCGGCAACGCCGACGCGGGGGCGGTCTTACCGGTGGTCTGCGCTGCGGCGTCGGCGCCGTTGGCGGGGGCAGCCGCCGTTGGCTCGGGTGCTCGCGTGGTCGGTGCGCTCACGTTGTCCTCGATGTCCTCGTGTTGTTTCCTTGGGGCAAGAAAAAACCCCCGTCAGCGTCGGCGGCTGTACGAGGGTTGCGCGCTGGTGCGAGTGGCTATGCCCGGGTCGGGGCAAGCGCGGCACCAACGCGCTGGCCAATTACTACGAGCATTCCGCCGAACTTCATATGCCGACGGTAGCCTCCGCACTGGTCAGGCGTCAAATCTCGGTTGCCTCGGCGGTGATGGGATGATGCAGGCATGCCCTCCGGTTCCGTCCCCGACCCGACCTCGGCCACCACCGAACCCGCAAAGCCGGTGGTGATCAAGATGTCGCCGATGGCTCACTTCGCCTCCGGCTTCCTGGCCCTGGCGTTGCTGGCGTTGGTGCCGTTGTTCCCGAGGTGGGGCATGGCGCTGCTGGTGATCCCGGTGGTCGCCTCGGTGGCCATCGTGCGGTTTCGCACCGTGGCCGACCGGGAGACGGTCACCGCGCGCACCCTGTTGGGCAGCCGGACGGTGCGGTGGGACGACGTCCAGGGGCTGCGATTCGACCGGAGCGCCTGGGCCAAGGCCCGCCTCCGCGACGACTCAGAGTTGAGGCTGCCCGCGGTGACGTTCGCGACGCTGCCGCTGCTGACCTCGGCCAGTGGCGGCCGGGTGCCCAACCCTTACGAGTGAGGCTCCGCGCGCGGAGTGGTCAGCCCAGCCTGCCGTGCAGGAAGAACCATGCGGCCACCCCGCCGCCCACGCCCACCAGCAGCGCGACGAACGAGCCAACGAACGGCCTGCGTGCCCAGCCCCGGCCGGCGTCGAATCCGTAGCGGCCCGGACCAACCAGAATGATCGAGGCGACGGCCGCGATGAGCACGATCAGGTATTCCATCCCCTGGGCGCCGAACACCGACAAGTAGCCGTCCTGACGCTGGGCGGCGATGACGGTGAGCAGGCTGTTGACCAGGTAGGCCAAACCGCCGGCCGCGGCCAGTGGGGTGAACAGTCCGAGCACCAGGAGCACGCCGATGACGATCTGCGCGCCTGCGCCGACATAGGTGAGGATTCCGGCGTGCTGGTAGCCGGCATCGGCGAGCGCGGTCTGGAACCCGCCCATCCCCTGCCCGCCGAACCAGCCGAATGCTTTCTGCAGGCCGTGGGCGATGAAGATGACGCCGACGACGATCCGCAGCAACAGCAGACCGAGATCCTGGGTACCGCGCTTGCCGGCCGCCTTGGCCCGTTCCTCAGCGTCGATGGGTTCGATCTCCATCGGCCCGGCAGCGGTGATCGGTGCGGGCTGGGCATGTGGCTGCACGTAGGGCAGCGGCTCGGGGTCGTGCAGCAACCCGTAACCGGTCGACGGCGCCGCGTCGGAACCGGGGACTGTCGGGTTGTAGTGCGGGATCTTCGTGGTCTCGAAGTCGCCGCCGTAGGTGGCCGACGGGAGATCGTCTTCCGGGTCGACGAGCTGGGCCGACGCGGGTCGAGCCGAGGAGTCGTCGGGGCGTTGCCAGCGCGTTTCGGGGCCTTGACTCGTCACGAAAGTCAGAGTAAGTGCAACTTCGCGCAAATCGGGGATTTGAGCGGCGCTTCCGCCAGTGGAAATTCCTACCCGCCGACATGCTCGCCCGTACCGTCGTGGCGAACACCGGGGCTGTATCCGTAACCTGGCGGGCATGCGAATGCGCCGCCCGGTCCGTGGTGTGCTGGCCGCGGTGTGCGCGGCGGCCCTGGTGTCCTCTGGCTGCGCGAAGTTCAACGATGCGATTTCGCAGCCGTTCACCACCGCCCCCCAGCTCGCGCCGGGCCCGACGTCGACGCCGCCGCCTCCCCCGCCGCTGCCGCCCAAGCCGTTCCCGAAAGCCTGCCCCGCACCGGGGGTCATGCAGGGCTGCCTGGAAAGCACCAGCGGTCTGATCATGGGACCGGACAGCAAGACGGCGTTGGTCGCCGAGCGCACCACCGGCGCGGTCAAAGAGGTGTCGGTCAGCGCCGAACCGAAGATCCGCACCGTCATCCCGGTCGATCCGAGCGGCGACGGCGGACTGCTGGACATCGTGCTGTCGCCCACCTATTCGCAGGACCGGCTGATGTACGCCTACATCAGCACGCCGACTGACAACCGGGTGATCCGGGTGGCCGACGGCGACATCCCCAAGGAGATCCTGGCCGGCATTCCCAAGGGCGCGGTCGGCAACACGGGTTCGCTGATCTTCACCAGCCCGACCACCCTGGTGGTGCAGACCGGTGACGCGGGCAATCCCGCCCTGGCAGCAGACCCGAATTCGTTGGCGGGCAAGGTAATTCGCATCGAGCAGCCGACCACCGTCAATCAGGCTGCGCCGACGACCGCCCTGTCGGGCATGGGTTCGGGCGGTGGTATGTGCATCGACCCGACGGACAAGTCGCTCTACATCACCGACCGCACTCCGGCCGGCGACCGGCTGCAGCGCATCGGCCCGGACTCCAAAGCATCCACTGTGTGGACGTGGCCCGACCGGCCGGGCGTGGCGGGCTGCGCGGCGCTGGACGGTACGGTCCTGGTGAACCTGGTCAACACCAAGCAGACGGTCGCGGTGCGGCTGGCCCAGGGCACCGGCGCCGTCACCGGCCAGCCCGAGGTGGTGCGGCAGGACACGCACGGCCACGCGTGGGCCCTGCAGGTATCGCCGGACGGAAACATCTGGGGCGCAACGATCAACCGCACCGCGGGCGACCCGGAGAAGCTCGACGACGTCGTCTTCCCGCTCTTCCCCCAGGGTGGCGGTTTCCCGCGGAGCAACGCCGACAACACCTGAGCTGGTCGGTTCGCTGCTCGTGCAGCGGTAAACGCCTTGAGTCGCAATGGATTCAGAATTCGTATCACCGATGCGACTCTGCCGTGCATCGGTTTCATAAAGGCGCCCACGTCGCCTTGTCTGCGGCCCGCAACCCGATACCGTCTGATTGACGAATCAAGATCACCAGAGACGGGGAAGTCTTGTCACCGAACATCGACCGTCCGGCAGTTCTGTCGGTCGGCATCTCTGCGCTGATCTTGTTCGGTTTCTCCCTGCACCCGCTGGCCGGCGCCGACACCGCATCAAGCCCCGGGGTGCCGTGCGGAAGCATCATCGAGCAGTTCACCGCATCCCCGGAGACGCTGCCCGAGATGCTGGGCAACGCGATCCCGGCTGCGACCCCGGACTCCTCGGCGCTGGCCCCGGCCCCGCTGGCTGCCGCGGTACCCGCCCCGGCGCCGGCTGCTGTGCCGGCGGCTGCTCCCGCCCCGGCCGCCGCAATGCCGGTGGCCGCCGCGCCGGCCGTCTCTTATACACATACGACGCAGCCGACGAACAGGAGAGTGTAGTACTCGGTGGTCGCTGCGTCATCAAGAACAATAAAAAATTCAAAACGACCAACTCCGTCTGCCCGAGAGTCTATCCGNNNNNNNNNNNNNNNNNNNNNNNNNNNNNNNNNNNNNNNNNNNNNNNNNNNNNNNNNNNNNNNNNNNNNNNNNNNNNNNNNNNNNNNNNNNNNNNNNNNNGCTTCCCGAAGCGGCCGCCGCACCCCCGGCAGCACCTCCCGCTGCAGCCCCGCCCGTAGCGGCGCCCGTACCGGCGGCCGCGCCGCCCGCAGCAGTGGAAGTGGCTCCGGCCCCAGCACTTCCGGCCGCCCCGCCACCGGCGGCCCCCGCTCCGGTGGCGGCCGCTCCGGCGGCCCCCGCTCCGGAAGCCGCCGCGCTCCCACCGGCCGCCGTCGCGCCGCCCGCGGCCGCGGCCGCGGCCGACGTTCCGCTCGCAGCACCGATCGAAGACTCCGCATTGGCGCCGGTGGCCGCGCCA encodes:
- a CDS encoding SulP family inorganic anion transporter gives rise to the protein MSLSLNYSWATGRRDLVAGLTVAAVALPQGIAYALIAGVDPKYGVYSAIVVTTIASIFGSSSHLINGPTSAISLLVFSSLAFIDPENRTVLFEALFALGILAGTFQILIAVFKLGDLTRYISESVIIGFMAAAALLLAIGQIANALGVKNKGNAHMQVLERLYLTVFHGDPINLRAVFLSITAVVLAVGLRKLVQRFGLPQIDLLTVLIVAAVIAYLAGWSTAGKGGKTAVALAAKVPQSLPSPHIPSVDLGSLAQLSQGALAIAFIGLIEALSIAKAIAHQSHQKIDYNRQILAEGLANLVGGFFQSVPGSGSLSRSAINYQAGALTRFSGIVSAAAVAVALLLFAPLLHYVPESALAGLLLVTAVRLVDFRRLVTTVKASRYDAGLVVITGLTGVLIDLDKAVLLGIALSIVLFVPRAAKLKAAELTVTPDRVVRERLGDDPEDPSLAIFDLEGELFFGAAPELDRYLDTLRDRIRTQQLLFVILRLKRVRNPDAVTIERLEHFLREENGREHEGVRTAILLAGVRPDALKVLHNIGFDEWFPAEQVFPEEAEEYSATLRAVRFARSRISVAEPEAVPVETNGEKRRDPLYYLV
- a CDS encoding sulfate ABC transporter substrate-binding protein, translating into MTETLEGGPGRLLGMPWLNIVGVVAVVVASVLLVAKNLPDDTPNQILNVSYDPTREVYAALDKDFVDNYRKQSGITLDIKQSHGGSGRQARSVIDGAQKANVVSLALISDVDALRKRGLIQPDWQKRLPHNSVPYTSTIVFVVHKGNPKGIHDWPDLANDGVAVVTPDPRTSGNGQLTVLAGWGAVITRGGTESQALDYLKALYRNVVVQDEGARSSAQSFSDRQIGDVQLAWENEALREAADSKGALEVVYPPVSLLAEPAVAWVDANDTNSKTAAFAKAYLEYLYTDPAQELFAQYGYRPSNAAILAKHSDRLPNIKLFPVTAIANDWDDARQRFFGTNGIYDIVSASVPAAVSGHSISSGLGRGGA
- the ilvC gene encoding ketol-acid reductoisomerase — translated: MFYDDDADLSIIQGRKVGVIGYGSQGHAHSLSLRDSGVQVKVGLKEGSKSRAKVEEQGLEVDTPAEVAKWADVIMLLAPDTAQAEIFTNDIEPNLKPGDALFFGHGLNIHFGLIKPPADVTIGMVAPKGPGHLVRRQFVDGKGVPCLVAVEQDPTGDGLALALSYAKGIGGTRAGVIKTTFKDETETDLFGEQAVLCGGTEELVKTGFEVMVEAGYAPELAYFEVLHELKLIVDLMYEGGIARMNYSVSDTAEFGGYLSGPRVIDADTKERMRAILKDIQDGSFVKELVANVEGGNKRLEKLRKENAEHPIEVTGKKLRDLMSWVDRPITETA
- the ilvN gene encoding acetolactate synthase small subunit produces the protein MAGSANSTVTHTLSVLVEDKPGVLARVAALFSRRGFNIESLAVGATEQKNMSRMTIVVTAEETPLEQITKQLNKLINVIKIVEQDEENSVARELALIKVRADAGTRSQVIEAVNLFRAKVIDVSTESLTVEATGTPEKLEALLRVLEPYGIREIVQSGVVSLSRGPRGMTNAK
- a CDS encoding acetolactate synthase large subunit codes for the protein MPAPKRIAPYQLTGAESVVRSLEELGVDTIFGIPGGAVLPVYDPLFDSKKLRHVLVRHEQGAGHAASGYAHATGKVGVMMATSGPGATNLVTPLADAQMDSIPVVAITGQVGRSLIGTDAFQEADISGITMPITKHNFLVREGDDIPKVIAEAFHIAATGRPGAVLVDIPKDVLQAQCTFAWPPQIDLPGYKPNTKPHSRQIREAAKLIAAARKPVLYVGGGVIRGEATSELLDLAELTGIPVVTTLMARGAFPDSHPQNLGMPGMHGTVAAVAALQKSDLLIALGARFDDRVTGKLDSFAPEAKVIHVDIDPAEIGKNRNADVPIVGDVKLAIAELIEALRKTTGGQERSDLGIGKAPEKADLDNWWEYLSGIRATYPLSWDPQSDGSLSPEYVISELGKIAGPDAIYVAGVGQHQMWAAQFIKYENPRTWLNSGGLGTMGYAIPAAMGAKMARPDAEVWAIDGDGCFQMTNQELATCALEGVPIKVALINNGNLGMVRQWQTLFYGERYSNTGLSTHSHRIPDFVKLAEAMGCVGLRCEREEDVVDVINQARAINDRPVVIDFIVGADAQVWPMVAAGTGNDEIMAARNIRPLFDDNEEGRA
- a CDS encoding PH domain-containing protein → MPSGSVPDPTSATTEPAKPVVIKMSPMAHFASGFLALALLALVPLFPRWGMALLVIPVVASVAIVRFRTVADRETVTARTLLGSRTVRWDDVQGLRFDRSAWAKARLRDDSELRLPAVTFATLPLLTSASGGRVPNPYE
- a CDS encoding DoxX family protein, which codes for MTSQGPETRWQRPDDSSARPASAQLVDPEDDLPSATYGGDFETTKIPHYNPTVPGSDAAPSTGYGLLHDPEPLPYVQPHAQPAPITAAGPMEIEPIDAEERAKAAGKRGTQDLGLLLLRIVVGVIFIAHGLQKAFGWFGGQGMGGFQTALADAGYQHAGILTYVGAGAQIVIGVLLVLGLFTPLAAAGGLAYLVNSLLTVIAAQRQDGYLSVFGAQGMEYLIVLIAAVASIILVGPGRYGFDAGRGWARRPFVGSFVALLVGVGGGVAAWFFLHGRLG
- a CDS encoding sorbosone dehydrogenase family protein; translation: MRMRRPVRGVLAAVCAAALVSSGCAKFNDAISQPFTTAPQLAPGPTSTPPPPPPLPPKPFPKACPAPGVMQGCLESTSGLIMGPDSKTALVAERTTGAVKEVSVSAEPKIRTVIPVDPSGDGGLLDIVLSPTYSQDRLMYAYISTPTDNRVIRVADGDIPKEILAGIPKGAVGNTGSLIFTSPTTLVVQTGDAGNPALAADPNSLAGKVIRIEQPTTVNQAAPTTALSGMGSGGGMCIDPTDKSLYITDRTPAGDRLQRIGPDSKASTVWTWPDRPGVAGCAALDGTVLVNLVNTKQTVAVRLAQGTGAVTGQPEVVRQDTHGHAWALQVSPDGNIWGATINRTAGDPEKLDDVVFPLFPQGGGFPRSNADNT